CTTTCGTGCTGACAGacttctatttttaatgtgcCTGCTTCACCCAGGCACCtggcagaaagaaagcagttacaCCGTAGCTAAATCTCAAACTTTGTGCTGTTTGCCTTTTTACATATCTTCCTTATATTGAAGTCTTTCGTTCTTTCTTATTCCATCCTTTGAAATactcatgtatatatatgtccAATATAAATTCATTAATTGTTTTAGAACATTATGTTGATGCAGAAGATGAGCCTGTGGAGTTGTTTGTAATCACAGTAGAAGAGGCGTCTTTGTTTCAGGCTGCTTATCCAGATGTTGTTGCTCTTTACCAAATGGAAAAGTCAGAAGCTCtggcaaagaaacagaaaagtaagtCCAAAAGTTTATATCTTATGAACTTATGGTTCTTGCCAGAATACCAGAATCAAAAGCAACAAATATTTCTCCCACTGTTGAGCAATATCATGTTTGATCtgcacctctttttttttttttcagacaggaaaaacaaaccgAAAGAAAAAGAGTTATCAAATGTTTGTGATGAAGTTACTGATCTTCTGTCTCAAATGAATTTTAAGTCTACAAGTGAAACTCTTCTTGTGCAAGACCACACACTAGATACAAAAACTGCACCTGAATATAAGATACACCAGACTAACATTGAATCAAAAGAGCCAGCAATAGCTGCAGCTTCCTGTGTAACATGCGTTCAGATGCCAGTATCAGCAGTTGGGCTTTCTCTGACTGCATCGCCTTGCTTGCACTCACAGGGTACGTTGGCTGACGCATCTGTATTACCAGTACAATTTACTAAAAGTTCAGAGATTTCATCTTCCTCTGTAGCAGCTGATCTACAATTGAGCAGTATTGATTGGGAAGGAACTTCCTTCAGCGCTTCACCAGCCCAGGGGTGTGATAGCCGTGATCCACCATCTGACTTGACTGCATGCATAAAGCGCTCACACCCGCTACCTcatgaaacagggaaaaatagcTCAGAATATTCTGGGGCTTTGCAGTCTGATACAGACCATTCTGACAGTGCAGATGACTTAGTTTCAGATGGTGGTATGGCACAACTTCAGAAGCTGTCTTTAAGTGAGCGTATACTTAGGAAGACTTCCATTCCATCAAAGCCTTTGCTGTCAGAAGATGTAACGCAGCGAGAGCCTCTCAACGGATTTAAACACACAAAGGCAGCATTGAATCCTGATAAAGATTCTCTCTCTTCCTCGTGTCCGTTAAACAAACCAGTGCAAGCAACTAAAAATATGCTATCGGAAACCTGTTCAAGGGAATATGGTGTACATATTTGTAAAGATCAATGCAAAGAAGCTGACAGCCTGTATGAAATGATACAAAAAGACCACAATATAACATCTCTAGCCCTCTGTGGGCAAACAGAGCCATTGTATACTGTGCGTGAAATGCTTCCCCCGTCTCAAAAGCCAGCAGATGTGGTAACTGGCCGTCACTTTACAAAAACTTGTACTCAGACTGCTTggaaaacttcttttaaaaagagcGTGTGTCAGAACAGATGTTCCTCTAGTGAGGACAGTGATGATGGCAACACTAATAAAAATCCAATTTATAAGAAACTAAAAAGGCAGCTGAACACTGGACAgtttaaaaaatcttttgcagaGAAAAGGGGTAACGCTGTTACTAGCAAAAGAACAAGCAGCGACTCAGTACTTATAAttaagcagaggaagaaaaaaaatgactttaagAAAGCTGGTAATAATTTGTCATTACAAATATCTCCAGAACCTTCCTGTGTAGTGGAAATTGATTGTTCTGAAAGTCCAGAACAAGTGACCAGTTCCGGTCCTGTGCAGGAAGCTGAAAGTGATGTTCAGATTTACCAATGGGCAGACAGTCCCCTTCCCCTGTCTGAAAGACTGAAAGGAAGACTCAAAATCAATTAAGTCCTTCATAAAATAGATTATGACAACAATTAACTCTGAACCTTTAGCTCTTACAGAGGTCTTTCTCAAAATTTCTGCAGTGTGTTCTGTCAGTTCAAAGTGGACAAATTCATGACGAATAAGAAGTGTACTGAAATACTTCATATTGGTGCTAAAGTTTGAAACTAAAATGATAGCAAAAGTATTAAATCACAATTTATAGGCAAATACCCATTATTCTGGACTTGATCATGTTCTGAACTTCTTATGTAAGCAGCAGTCTGTAGTATACAAGGGAGCAAAAGgtgttatttttgaaatatgaagTCTGTTTTTTCCCAGCCAAGTTGTGCTTCACGTACAGCTATTAGTCCTTCTGCTTATAAAAAATAGAGCTATTAAAACAgtgcctgtgctgctgttgGGTGTGCTTAATAAGACAAAGCAATACAACTTTTTACAactgaaattttccattctGCCCCATTAACTTAATTTTGCTAGTTTTAAAATAGACGCTGGTTGTGTTGGCTATCTCTAAAGGACCAGATAGAGGCACACAGCAGATGTACCTTGCAGCATAGTTAAATTTATATCTGCCATGCCCTATAATAAACTGCTCTTCAAGTGTGTACACCTTCCAAAGAACAGAATAAGCCATCTAAGGATATTCTGGTTTTGTAGCTGTGACTTCTGCTATTTAAGTAAACTTGATGGCTGTTATAACCATGTGCTTATAGATTGGGGCATTTTTTACTTACAGAAGATATGAAATCCTATCTAATATTCACTTCTAATTATATTGGGATAAAgattaaattacagaaaatcagAATCTAATAATGGTATtgcagatgtttaaaaatatcatgTACTGTAAATGTTTGTTCTTGAACTTGAATACACTGCATTTTTGAAGGTGTTCTTCCTCTCTTATACACAAGCAATCTGGTTATAgacccaaaaaaaaatactgtcttcaGCAGCTTATTAGAAATGCTTCCTTGCCTATATTTAAGCATTCATAATTTCTTCTATGCACCAACCAGAAGGAAGACCACTCTTACTGACAAATAATGTTAATAATAGAAATCAACTTAGAATATCCATGTCTTAATGAAAATGTCAATTCTTTCTTTATAAAGGTCAAAGCTTTAGAAGTTAGGAAGCTAAACTCCCAGCTGTGtttaaggaagaaatagaaaatgtaattaGCAAAAATCATAGTTTCTTACGTTGCCTATAGGTAGATAAAGTTGGTTTATAGCAGGTTTTCCAAATGAGAAATGCAGTAtgtaaataagcaaaaaatccaaaattattggaaatgttttcagttttgaaaatggTCTCTTGTGGAGACTCACTGTGCAGCT
This genomic stretch from Anser cygnoides isolate HZ-2024a breed goose chromosome 3, Taihu_goose_T2T_genome, whole genome shotgun sequence harbors:
- the GEN1 gene encoding flap endonuclease GEN homolog 1, which gives rise to MGVTNLWQILEPVRQPVSLSSLKGKTLAVDLSLWVCEAQTVKKMIGVVTKPHLRNLFFRFSFLTSMGIKLVFVMEGEAPRLKADTMSKRNEMRYGPSKRHGAARTGRSHFKSMLKECLELLECLGVPWVQAAGEAEAMCAYLNAKGHVDGCITNDGDVFLYGAQTVYRNFAMNAKEPYLDCYTMSSIKEKLGCDRESLIGLAVLLGCDYLPKGVPGVGKEQALKLIETLRGQNLLQRFEQWKEFQYDNNPSLVVKRVIHCSECHHPGSYKEHERSGCKLCESMRYCKPNDSKYCCPCEWHQLEQVKQANAVEDNIRKKANSCEGFPFSEVIQEFLVNKNKLIKIMECKRPNLLSFQIFASEKMEWAKNYACKKLFALLTLYDMNQRKSGYINSKQLEAIRIVKTRVKNGIPCFEIEWQKPEHYVDAEDEPVELFVITVEEASLFQAAYPDVVALYQMEKSEALAKKQKNRKNKPKEKELSNVCDEVTDLLSQMNFKSTSETLLVQDHTLDTKTAPEYKIHQTNIESKEPAIAAASCVTCVQMPVSAVGLSLTASPCLHSQGTLADASVLPVQFTKSSEISSSSVAADLQLSSIDWEGTSFSASPAQGCDSRDPPSDLTACIKRSHPLPHETGKNSSEYSGALQSDTDHSDSADDLVSDGGMAQLQKLSLSERILRKTSIPSKPLLSEDVTQREPLNGFKHTKAALNPDKDSLSSSCPLNKPVQATKNMLSETCSREYGVHICKDQCKEADSLYEMIQKDHNITSLALCGQTEPLYTVREMLPPSQKPADVVTGRHFTKTCTQTAWKTSFKKSVCQNRCSSSEDSDDGNTNKNPIYKKLKRQLNTGQFKKSFAEKRGNAVTSKRTSSDSVLIIKQRKKKNDFKKAGNNLSLQISPEPSCVVEIDCSESPEQVTSSGPVQEAESDVQIYQWADSPLPLSERLKGRLKIN